In Nocardia asteroides, the following proteins share a genomic window:
- a CDS encoding 2-isopropylmalate synthase, with amino-acid sequence MTLLTLDRALFDAAPKGLRAETFDLTPAEFLARYTRLAGPIALGEFTCSGTDFTATLEFADHLRTVIAAGSPVAAMTSALYDEGYPLEILRFHQRRTDDGTATYVQCEFNGRRGWAAAMAADGAESTVRAMIACVNQLAG; translated from the coding sequence ATGACACTGCTGACACTGGACCGTGCCCTGTTCGACGCCGCCCCCAAGGGCCTGCGCGCCGAGACCTTCGACCTGACTCCCGCCGAGTTCCTCGCGCGGTACACCCGCCTCGCGGGACCCATCGCCCTCGGTGAATTCACCTGTTCCGGAACGGATTTCACCGCGACCCTGGAATTCGCCGACCACCTGCGCACCGTCATCGCGGCCGGCAGCCCCGTCGCCGCCATGACCTCCGCGCTCTACGACGAGGGCTACCCCCTCGAGATCCTGCGGTTCCACCAGCGCCGCACCGACGACGGCACCGCCACCTACGTGCAGTGCGAGTTCAACGGCAGGCGCGGCTGGGCCGCGGCGATGGCCGCCGACGGTGCCGAATCCACCGTCCGCGCCATGATCGCCTGCGTCAACCAGCTCGCCGGCTGA
- a CDS encoding ABC transporter substrate-binding protein yields MLSGCAENTEGDTSAVPKVSVEKVDALAAAVPDKVKQAGKLVVGVNVPYQPNEYKDASGKIVGFDVDLLDAVASTLGLKVDYVESSFEKIIPAIQAGTYDVGMSSITDSREREQQVDFTTYFSAGIQWAQQTGKAIDPNNACGKKVAVQSTTVEHTDEIPAKSAKCVAEGKPAIDMKAFDEQSAATNALVLGQVDAMSADSPVTAYAIKQSEGKIEAAGPLFDSAPYGWAVQKGSPLAVSLQKALQHLIDNGKYGEITTNWGVQEGQIKTSVINGAVS; encoded by the coding sequence ATGTTGAGTGGCTGCGCCGAAAACACCGAGGGCGACACCTCCGCGGTGCCCAAGGTGTCGGTGGAGAAGGTCGACGCGCTCGCCGCGGCCGTTCCCGACAAGGTGAAGCAGGCAGGCAAGCTGGTCGTCGGCGTCAACGTGCCCTACCAGCCGAACGAGTACAAGGACGCGAGCGGCAAGATCGTCGGCTTCGACGTGGACCTGCTCGACGCCGTCGCGAGCACCCTCGGCCTGAAGGTCGACTACGTCGAATCCTCCTTCGAGAAGATCATTCCGGCGATTCAGGCAGGCACCTACGACGTGGGTATGTCCTCGATCACCGATTCGCGCGAACGCGAACAGCAGGTCGATTTCACGACCTATTTCTCCGCGGGCATCCAGTGGGCCCAGCAAACCGGTAAAGCCATCGATCCGAACAATGCGTGCGGCAAGAAAGTCGCCGTACAGTCCACTACGGTCGAGCACACCGACGAGATTCCCGCCAAGAGCGCCAAATGCGTCGCCGAGGGCAAGCCGGCCATCGACATGAAGGCCTTCGACGAGCAGAGCGCCGCCACCAACGCGCTGGTGCTGGGCCAGGTCGACGCGATGTCGGCCGACTCCCCGGTCACCGCGTACGCGATCAAGCAGAGCGAGGGCAAGATCGAGGCGGCCGGTCCGCTGTTCGACTCCGCGCCCTACGGCTGGGCCGTGCAGAAGGGCTCGCCGCTGGCGGTGTCGCTGCAGAAGGCGCTGCAGCACCTGATCGACAACGGCAAGTACGGCGAGATCACCACCAACTGGGGTGTCCAGGAGGGTCAGATCAAGACCTCGGTGATCAACGGCGCAGTGAGCTGA
- a CDS encoding amino acid ABC transporter permease (The N-terminal region of this protein, as described by TIGR01726, is a three transmembrane segment that identifies a subfamily of ABC transporter permease subunits, which specificities that include histidine, arginine, glutamine, glutamate, L-cystine (sic), the opines (in Agrobacterium) octopine and nopaline, etc.) → MTEKDDTVEVPGPGTEPEPIKAVPLRRPGRWIAATIILILVGLFVYGAATNPAYRWDTYGKYLFDSRITAGAIVTLELTVLSMAIAVALGTVLAVMRLSPNPVLRTTAWVYLWIFRGTPVFVQLVFWGLLPSLYKQIQLGVPFGPQFFHFDVQTLQAGFLFAVIGLGLNEAAYMAEIVRAGINSVGEGQREASIALGMSWTQTMRRTVLPQAMRVIIPPTGNELIGMLKTTSLVIGIPLSTDLFGRARDIYGVNFQPIPLLLVCATWYLAITSVLMVGQYYLERYFSRGATRQLTAKQLEELATAQAAVKAK, encoded by the coding sequence GTGACCGAGAAGGACGACACGGTGGAGGTGCCCGGACCGGGCACCGAACCCGAACCGATCAAAGCGGTCCCGCTCCGCAGGCCGGGCCGCTGGATCGCGGCGACAATCATCCTGATCCTGGTGGGATTGTTCGTCTACGGCGCCGCGACGAATCCCGCCTACCGGTGGGACACCTACGGCAAGTACCTGTTCGACAGCCGGATCACCGCGGGCGCGATCGTCACCCTGGAACTCACCGTGCTCTCGATGGCCATCGCCGTCGCGCTGGGCACGGTGCTGGCGGTGATGCGGCTGTCGCCGAACCCGGTCCTGCGCACCACCGCGTGGGTGTACCTCTGGATCTTCCGCGGTACCCCGGTGTTCGTGCAGCTGGTGTTCTGGGGCCTGCTGCCCTCGCTCTACAAGCAGATCCAGCTCGGTGTCCCGTTCGGTCCGCAGTTCTTCCACTTCGACGTGCAGACCCTGCAGGCCGGTTTCCTGTTCGCGGTGATCGGCCTCGGTCTCAACGAGGCCGCGTACATGGCCGAGATCGTGCGCGCCGGCATCAACTCGGTCGGCGAGGGCCAGCGTGAGGCATCGATCGCGCTGGGCATGTCGTGGACGCAGACCATGCGCCGCACGGTGCTGCCCCAGGCGATGCGGGTGATCATCCCGCCCACCGGCAACGAGCTGATCGGCATGCTCAAGACCACCTCACTGGTCATCGGCATCCCGCTCAGCACCGACCTGTTCGGCCGGGCGCGCGACATCTACGGCGTCAACTTCCAGCCGATCCCGCTGCTGCTCGTCTGTGCCACCTGGTACCTGGCGATCACCAGCGTCCTGATGGTCGGGCAGTACTACTTGGAGCGCTACTTCTCGCGCGGAGCCACCCGGCAGCTGACGGCCAAGCAGCTCGAGGAACTGGCCACGGCGCAGGCGGCGGTGAAGGCGAAATGA
- a CDS encoding isocitrate/isopropylmalate dehydrogenase family protein gives MNATKTSLRLGVIDGDGIGPEVVAATRAVVDEAVGAVGLAPVEWVPLLMGHEAIAAYADPLPEQTLTALEDLDAWILGPHDNASYPADLRVAPGGAIRKRLGLYANIRPAAAFAGVRASAPDIDLVIVRENSEGFYADRNMYAGSGEFRPTPDVAMAVAVITRQACERIAHQALRLARGRRKRVTVVHKANVLPMTTGLFRDVCYEVAEQYPDVRVDDEHVDAMAAHLVRAPGEYDVIVTENLFGDILSDLAGELAGSLGMAASLNCSDTRAMAQAVHGAAPGLAGRNRANPAALQLSAAMLLRWLAVRDGDRALDDAADRITHAVAATLAAGIATADLGGLASTSEFTEQVSARVHRR, from the coding sequence GTGAACGCGACGAAGACGAGCCTGCGGCTCGGTGTGATCGACGGTGACGGAATCGGGCCCGAGGTGGTCGCCGCGACCAGGGCGGTCGTCGACGAGGCCGTCGGCGCCGTGGGGCTGGCGCCGGTGGAGTGGGTGCCGCTGCTGATGGGGCACGAGGCCATCGCGGCCTACGCCGACCCGCTGCCCGAACAGACGCTCACGGCGCTGGAAGACCTCGACGCCTGGATCCTGGGCCCGCACGACAACGCGTCCTATCCCGCCGACCTGCGGGTGGCCCCCGGCGGCGCCATCCGCAAACGCCTCGGCCTCTACGCCAACATCCGGCCCGCGGCGGCCTTCGCCGGGGTGCGGGCGAGCGCGCCCGACATCGATCTGGTGATCGTGCGGGAGAACAGCGAGGGCTTCTACGCCGACCGCAACATGTACGCCGGGTCGGGGGAGTTCCGGCCGACGCCGGACGTGGCGATGGCGGTCGCGGTGATCACCCGGCAGGCCTGTGAGCGGATCGCGCACCAGGCGTTGCGGCTGGCGCGGGGCAGGCGCAAGCGGGTCACGGTGGTGCACAAGGCGAACGTGCTGCCGATGACGACCGGGCTGTTCCGCGACGTCTGCTACGAGGTGGCCGAGCAGTACCCGGACGTGCGGGTCGACGACGAGCACGTCGACGCGATGGCCGCGCACCTGGTGCGCGCGCCCGGCGAGTACGACGTGATCGTCACCGAGAACCTGTTCGGTGACATCCTGTCCGACCTCGCGGGTGAGCTGGCCGGCTCGCTCGGCATGGCCGCCTCGCTCAACTGCTCCGACACCAGGGCGATGGCGCAGGCGGTGCACGGCGCCGCGCCGGGACTGGCGGGCCGCAATCGCGCCAATCCCGCCGCCCTGCAACTGTCCGCGGCGATGTTGTTGCGGTGGTTGGCCGTTCGCGACGGGGACCGCGCGCTCGACGACGCCGCCGACCGGATCACCCACGCGGTCGCGGCCACCCTGGCGGCCGGAATCGCGACCGCGGATCTGGGCGGTCTGGCTTCCACCAGCGAATTCACCGAGCAGGTCAGCGCGCGCGTGCACCGGAGGTGA
- the trxA gene encoding thioredoxin, with amino-acid sequence MATQTLTQQNFDEVITGNDVVLVDFWASWCGPCRSFAPTFEASSEKHTDVVHGKVDTEAEQGLAAAANIRSIPTIMAFREGVLVFAQPGALPPAALEDLVTQVKGLDMDEVRKQIAEQASAAE; translated from the coding sequence ATGGCCACCCAGACGCTGACCCAGCAGAACTTCGACGAAGTCATCACCGGAAACGACGTGGTCCTCGTCGATTTCTGGGCCTCCTGGTGCGGACCGTGCCGCAGCTTCGCGCCGACCTTCGAGGCATCGTCGGAGAAGCACACCGACGTGGTGCACGGCAAGGTCGACACCGAGGCCGAGCAGGGGCTCGCCGCCGCGGCGAACATCCGGTCCATCCCCACCATCATGGCCTTCCGCGAGGGCGTACTCGTGTTCGCCCAGCCGGGCGCGCTGCCGCCCGCCGCGCTGGAAGACCTGGTGACCCAGGTCAAGGGCCTGGACATGGACGAGGTACGCAAGCAGATCGCCGAGCAGGCCTCCGCCGCCGAATAG
- a CDS encoding MerR family transcriptional regulator, with amino-acid sequence MRISELSERSGIAVATIKYYLREGLLPPGARTSPNQASYDESHLRRLRLVRALIEVGGLPVATVGEVIAAVDSPDLPMFHLLGVVQDSITAPVPQADDAEWERAAATVRAEMDRRGWDMKPSPAAIDTLTSVLVRLAQLGYADWGATALPAYFDGARTIAENDVTTALAAGGRDDIIDAVVVLTILGDTALATIRRIAQAQVSLERLDGSTAD; translated from the coding sequence GTGCGGATCTCGGAGTTGAGCGAACGCAGCGGGATCGCGGTGGCGACGATCAAGTACTACCTGCGGGAGGGCCTGCTGCCGCCGGGCGCGCGCACCAGCCCCAACCAGGCCAGCTACGACGAATCCCACCTGCGCAGGCTGCGGCTGGTGCGCGCGCTGATCGAGGTGGGCGGACTGCCGGTGGCCACCGTCGGCGAGGTCATCGCCGCCGTCGACTCCCCCGACCTGCCGATGTTCCACCTGCTCGGCGTGGTCCAGGACAGCATCACCGCGCCGGTGCCCCAGGCCGACGACGCGGAATGGGAACGCGCCGCCGCGACCGTGCGCGCCGAGATGGACCGGCGCGGCTGGGACATGAAACCGAGCCCGGCCGCCATCGACACGCTCACCTCGGTGCTCGTGCGGCTGGCCCAGCTCGGCTACGCCGACTGGGGCGCCACGGCCCTGCCCGCCTATTTCGACGGGGCGCGCACGATCGCGGAGAACGACGTGACGACCGCGCTCGCCGCGGGCGGGCGCGACGACATCATCGACGCCGTCGTGGTGCTCACGATCCTCGGCGACACCGCGCTGGCCACGATCCGGCGCATCGCCCAGGCCCAGGTCTCCCTGGAACGCCTCGACGGCAGCACGGCGGACTGA
- a CDS encoding 2'-5' RNA ligase family protein, giving the protein MVQSVELLLDEHAEAEVRRQWAVLAAAGIASPRGPGHRPHVTVAVAREIWPRIDRALTGLDFRPLPIRLGGLLVFGARRPILVRSVVVTADLLDLQRRVHAMVEPCPGVPATMRPGAWTPHVTLARRVPPERLGPAITAVAADHDFPAVVVGIRRWDGEARQERVVVGGR; this is encoded by the coding sequence ATGGTGCAGTCGGTGGAGTTGCTGCTCGACGAACACGCCGAGGCCGAGGTCCGCAGGCAGTGGGCGGTCCTGGCGGCGGCGGGGATCGCCAGTCCCCGCGGCCCGGGCCACCGGCCGCACGTGACGGTCGCGGTGGCCCGCGAGATCTGGCCCAGGATCGACCGCGCGCTGACCGGGCTGGATTTCCGGCCGCTGCCGATCCGGCTCGGCGGGCTGCTGGTGTTCGGCGCGCGCAGGCCGATCCTGGTGCGCTCGGTGGTGGTCACCGCCGACCTGCTCGACCTGCAGCGACGCGTACACGCGATGGTCGAACCGTGCCCCGGGGTGCCCGCGACGATGCGGCCCGGCGCCTGGACACCGCACGTCACCCTGGCCCGGCGGGTGCCGCCGGAGCGGCTGGGCCCGGCGATCACCGCGGTGGCCGCCGACCACGATTTTCCCGCCGTTGTGGTGGGCATTCGCCGCTGGGACGGGGAGGCACGGCAGGAGCGTGTCGTGGTCGGTGGAAGATAG
- a CDS encoding amino acid ABC transporter ATP-binding protein: MVLADRVCKNFGALKVLKGVSLEVQRGKVLTLVGPSGSGKSTFLRCINHLEQVNAGRLYVDGDLVGYREKNGKLYEMHPREAALQRRDIGMVFQHFNLFPHRTALENVIEAPTQVRGIRKSEAIARAEELLDRVGLSAKRNAYPAQLSGGQQQRVAIARALAMDPKLMLFDEPTSALDPELVGEVLTVMRELADSGMTMLVVTHEMGFAREVADELVFMDGGVVVESGPPRELLANPQHERTKAFLSRLL; encoded by the coding sequence ATGGTGCTCGCCGACCGGGTGTGCAAGAACTTCGGCGCGTTGAAGGTGCTCAAGGGCGTCTCGCTCGAGGTGCAGCGCGGCAAGGTGCTGACCCTGGTGGGCCCGTCGGGCTCGGGCAAGTCGACGTTCCTGCGCTGCATCAACCACCTCGAACAGGTCAACGCCGGCCGGTTGTACGTCGACGGCGATCTGGTGGGCTACCGGGAGAAGAACGGCAAGCTCTACGAGATGCACCCGCGCGAGGCCGCGTTGCAGCGCCGCGACATCGGCATGGTGTTCCAGCACTTCAACCTGTTCCCGCACCGGACCGCGCTGGAGAACGTCATCGAGGCGCCCACCCAGGTGCGCGGGATCCGCAAGTCCGAGGCGATCGCCCGCGCCGAGGAGCTGCTCGACCGGGTCGGCCTGTCCGCCAAGCGCAACGCCTACCCGGCGCAGCTGTCGGGCGGTCAGCAGCAGCGCGTCGCCATCGCGCGGGCGCTGGCGATGGACCCGAAGCTGATGCTGTTCGACGAGCCCACCTCGGCGCTGGACCCCGAGCTGGTCGGCGAGGTGCTCACCGTCATGCGCGAGCTCGCCGACTCCGGCATGACCATGCTGGTGGTGACCCACGAGATGGGCTTCGCCCGCGAGGTCGCCGACGAGCTGGTCTTCATGGACGGCGGTGTGGTCGTGGAATCGGGTCCGCCACGTGAGTTGCTGGCGAACCCGCAGCACGAACGCACCAAGGCGTTCCTGTCCCGCCTGCTCTGA